Proteins found in one Epinephelus fuscoguttatus linkage group LG4, E.fuscoguttatus.final_Chr_v1 genomic segment:
- the si:dkey-29p10.4 gene encoding E3 ubiquitin/ISG15 ligase TRIM25: MGASLDTPTRCPLCDELTRDPVTLKCNHRFCQRCIGDLWSVSPNGPYHCPEFRCKTVYQNLPFNTQRTPRSQPPSTAGTSSNDNPNAFDSILRRPSLGSRLLGKRKASTPVSEQPETKRSTVESPRELSNETETATTSFSDKPGHSTSVETPKKAVHPESTQPERSDGISSGDNSDSKAVPASDVPQDISTQQSQQQSEDVVSLDDSDTSNEVDICDAPTVTTPKKDTQVTGIQASPKIPASSANFVPFPGVSTPGKGKSPVHHVSKPPLISTKHPAAASGSPSRVGIFPGSASKNASPVPCHYCPKTRCQSAVKTCLVCGASMCTEHLRPHLESPVFQNHTLVPPMEDFSPWRCQEHQEINRIYCRQCGVCVCTVCTVIGSHRDHVCISIREAESELRGNLKEEINQLQVTEQEVKNRLTELTQKKETFRVVLSEARAGVQQQYGTIREALEQEEQTALECVTKEESRVLGGLEEKLGYLQSSLQSIQQGLHTLEGLADAKGDKRIQDQLFIMEYSKVAQLSSEMGNCVDQFEAPEEVDRGRLNCLQKWTEKRLDTVVITVPGKHRDLYRLLYGTVPLLDADTAHPKLQLSDNNKRVAYSETQQVYTEHEARFSSFPQVLASCLLGEGRWYWEVNVPVDEGRWKVGLCEGQIERKGQKDNSRLGFNSYSWCLACDRRKVEALHNKVAVPVDADRLQRVGVFLDFEEGVLSFFNVTPGGSLALMHSFKHRFTDPLFPALSVSKTHLAICDLFES, from the exons ATGGGAGCGTCGTTGGACACCCCGACGAGGTGTCCCCTGTGCGACGAACTGACCCGGGACCCCGTCACTTTGAAATGCAACCACCGGTTCTGCCAGCGGTGTATCGGAGACTTGTGGAGCGTCTCCCCGAACGGGCCGTACCACTGTCCGGAGTTCAGGTGTAAAACAGTGTACCAGAATCTGCCGTTTAATACTCAGCGGACGCCCAGGAGTCAGCCTCCCAGCACCGCAG gcaCATCCAGTAATGACAACCCAAATGCATTTGACTCCATATTGCGGAGGCCCTCACTCGGCAGCCGACTTCTGGGGAAGAGAAAAGCCAGCACACCTGTATCAGAGCAACCTGAAACAAAGCGATCAACTGTGGAATCTCCCCGTGAGCTTTCGAATGAAACCGAGACTGCCACCACTTCCTTCTCAGATAAACCCGGGCATTCGACCAGTGTGGAGACACCCAAGAAAGCAGTGCACCCAGAATCTACACAGCCTGAGCGCAGTGATGGCATATCCTCAGGTGACAACTCTGACAGCAAGGCAGTACCTGCAAGTGATGTGCCACAAGACATCTCAACCCAACAGAGCCAGCAACAATCAGAGGATGTCGTCTCATTGGATGACTCTGACACCTCCAATGAAGTAGATATATGTGATGCACCTACTGTTACAACCCCCAAAAAGGACACACAAGTGACAGGAATTCAAGCATCACCAAAGATACCTGCCTCATCTGCCAACTTTGTTCCCTTTCCTGGGGTCTCAACTCCAGGTAAAGGTAAATCTCCTGTACATCACGTCAGCAAGCCTCCCCTGATATCCACCAAACATCCTGCTGCTGCCTCAGGATCCCCAAGTCGTGTTGGCATCTTCCCAGGGTCAGCCAGCAAAAATGCCAGCCCTGTGCCCTGCCATTATTGCCCTAAAACCAGGTGTCAGTCTGCTGTGAAGACCTGTCTGGTGTGCGGAGCATCCATGTGTACAGAGCACCTGCGTCCCCACCTGGAGTCCCCTGTCTTCCAGAATCACACTCTGGTTCCTCCCATGGAGGATTTTTCTCCCTGGAGGTGCCAGGAGCACCAGGAGATAAATCGCATCTACTGTCGGcagtgtggagtgtgtgtgtgcacggtgTGTACAGTCATAGGCTCGCATCGTGACCACGTCTGCATCAGCATCAGGGAGGCAGAGAGTGAGCTCAGG GGTAACCTAAAAGAAGAAATCAATCAGCTACAGGTGACTGAACAGGAAGTAAAGAACAGATTGACTGAACTCACGCAGAAGAAAGAAACCTTCAGA GTGGTTTTAAGTGAGGCTCGAGCCGGGGTGCAGCAGCAGTACGGAACCATCAGAGAGGCcctggagcaggaggagcaaaCAGCTCTCGAGTGTGTGACGAAGGAGGAGAGCAGGGTTCTGGGGGGACTAGAGGAGAAACTCGGCTACCTCCAGAGCTCCCTGCAATCCATCCAGCAAGGCCTCCACACCCTGGAGGGGCTGGCTGATGCAAAGGGGGACAAACGTATTCAGGACCAGCTCTTCATTATG GAATACAGCAAGGTCGCCCAACT GTCTAGTGAAATGGGGAACTGTGTGGACCAGTTCGAGGCTCCAGAGGAAGTGGATCGTGGCCGGCTGAACTGTCTGCAGAAGTGGACTGAAAAACGTCTCGACACAGTCGTTATCACCGTGCCAGGCAAACACAGAGACCTCTACAGACTGCTCT ATGGCACCGTCCCCTTGTTGGATGCAGATACTGCCCATCCcaagctgcagctgtctgataaCAACAAGAGAGTGGCCTACAGCGAAACCCAGCAGGTCTACACAGAGCACGAGGCTCGCTTCAGCTCCTTTCCACAGGTCCTGGCCTCCTGTCTCCTGGGGGAGGGGCGCTGGTACTGGGAGGTGAATGTGCCTGTGGATGAAGGCCGCTGGAAGGTTGGGCTCTGTGAGGGTCAGATAGAGAGGAAAGGCCAAAAGGACAACTCTCGTCTGGGCTTCAACTCGTACTCCTGGTGCCTGGCCTGTGACAGAAGGAAGGTGGAAGCTCTGCATAACAAGGTGGCGGTTCCTGTGGATGCAGACAGGCTGCAGAGGGTAGGAGTGTTCCTCGACTTTGAGGAGGGCGTTTTATCATTCTTTAATGTGACACCAGGGGGCAGTCTAGCGTTGATGCATTCCTTCAAGCACAGGTTTACTGACCCTCTGTTTCCAGCCTTGTCTGTGTCAAAAACACACCTGGCCATCTGTGATCTGTTTGAGTCATAA